The Hyphomicrobium sp. MC1 genome window below encodes:
- a CDS encoding class 1 fructose-bisphosphatase translates to MGLPTLSEYLSNWTLEGRTRGQVSETVLAIADASIRLSELIGRGALDHRLGRVVARAGERDEQKEIDILANDLMVQALGAVPVAALASEEAELPITLQRNAPLLVATDPLDGSSNVEANVSVGTIFSILPRHPSAEGEAAFLRPGSHQLAAGFFVYGPQTVLALTVGHGTQIFALDRATQVYHLTTRNVSIPSEAQEYAINASNARHWDDPIRIYIHDCENGANGPRGRDFNMRWTGSPVADVFRILTRGGIYLYPGDRRKGFHQGRIRLMYEANPLAWIVEQAGGRATTGRERVLDVIPVALHQKTPLICGSRDEVDRVMRIYSGQEFKGDHSPLFGRRGLFRASP, encoded by the coding sequence ATGGGTCTCCCGACGCTTAGTGAATATCTTTCGAACTGGACGCTGGAAGGCCGTACGCGCGGCCAAGTTTCGGAAACCGTGCTTGCCATCGCCGATGCCAGCATCCGTCTTTCGGAACTGATTGGCCGCGGCGCGCTCGATCATCGGTTGGGTCGGGTCGTCGCGCGCGCTGGCGAGCGCGACGAGCAGAAAGAAATAGATATCCTCGCCAATGATCTGATGGTTCAAGCCTTGGGCGCGGTTCCTGTCGCGGCTTTGGCCTCCGAAGAAGCAGAACTTCCGATCACGCTGCAAAGAAATGCGCCGTTGCTCGTCGCGACCGATCCTCTCGACGGCTCATCGAACGTCGAAGCCAACGTTTCGGTCGGTACGATCTTCTCGATCCTGCCGCGTCATCCGTCGGCGGAGGGTGAGGCGGCGTTCTTGCGCCCCGGCTCGCACCAGCTGGCCGCCGGGTTCTTCGTGTATGGTCCCCAGACGGTGTTGGCGCTCACGGTCGGGCACGGCACGCAGATCTTCGCGCTCGATCGGGCGACACAGGTTTACCATCTGACGACGCGCAACGTTTCTATTCCTTCCGAGGCGCAGGAATATGCGATCAATGCTTCCAACGCGCGCCACTGGGACGATCCAATCCGCATTTACATCCACGACTGTGAAAATGGCGCCAATGGTCCGCGCGGCCGCGATTTCAACATGCGCTGGACGGGCTCGCCAGTTGCGGACGTTTTCCGCATCCTGACGCGCGGCGGCATTTACCTCTATCCGGGAGATCGCCGAAAAGGCTTCCATCAGGGCCGCATTCGCCTGATGTATGAAGCCAATCCGCTGGCATGGATCGTGGAGCAGGCGGGTGGGCGCGCGACGACGGGACGAGAACGCGTCCTTGACGTTATTCCGGTGGCTCTGCATCAAAAGACGCCGCTGATCTGCGGTTCACGAGATGAGGTAGACCGAGTGATGCGCATCTATAGTGGTCAGGAGTTCAAGGGAGATCATTCGCCGCTCTTCGGCCGCCGAGGCCTGTTCAGAGCTTCACCCTAA
- a CDS encoding proteasome-type protease produces MTYAVAFRLERGLVFAADTRTNAGVDNIAQYKKLQLWRQPGERVFVLLSAGNLAATQAVVSLINEHLSQETDDEVTTLFTAPNMYRAARVVGDAVREARSIDGAALEASKLGFNTNFIFGGQIKGERPRLFQIYPEGNFIEATDDTPFFQIGEHKYGKPILDRVARSDMRLGEAAKLMLLSFDSTLRSNLSVGMPIDLVIYERDTFDVTREKRISADDEYFRNLSNAWSDALRQAFSKIEEFDV; encoded by the coding sequence ATGACATACGCCGTAGCATTCCGCCTGGAGCGCGGCCTCGTGTTTGCAGCCGACACGCGGACCAACGCCGGCGTCGACAACATCGCGCAGTACAAAAAGCTTCAGCTCTGGCGGCAGCCGGGCGAGCGCGTGTTCGTGCTTCTGAGCGCCGGCAATCTCGCGGCGACCCAGGCGGTTGTCAGCTTGATCAACGAACATCTCTCGCAAGAGACCGACGATGAGGTGACGACTCTCTTCACGGCGCCGAACATGTACCGCGCCGCCCGCGTGGTCGGAGACGCTGTGCGCGAGGCGCGCAGTATCGACGGAGCTGCGCTTGAGGCCAGCAAGCTTGGCTTCAACACCAATTTCATTTTCGGCGGCCAGATCAAGGGCGAGCGCCCGCGCCTGTTCCAGATTTATCCGGAAGGCAACTTCATCGAGGCGACCGATGACACGCCATTCTTCCAGATAGGTGAGCATAAGTACGGCAAGCCAATCCTCGACCGCGTCGCGCGCTCCGACATGCGCCTCGGTGAGGCAGCCAAGCTGATGCTGCTGTCGTTTGACTCGACCTTACGCTCCAACTTGTCGGTCGGCATGCCGATCGACCTTGTCATCTACGAACGAGATACCTTCGACGTGACACGCGAAAAACGCATCAGCGCCGACGACGAATATTTCCGCAATCTCTCGAACGCCTGGTCGGACGCGTTGCGGCAAGCCTTTTCCAAGATCGAAGAGTTCGACGTCTGA